CTCCTAATGTCTGTATCCCTTCATATGCTCAATGCCTCGGAAGCAGGGAGTTAGGCTGGGCACTCACATACGGTAAACCTGTCGGCGGAAAAGAACCTGTGGACTCTGAAAACGCAAAATGCATACTCCTGCTGGGCAGAAACATAGCGGAAGCACTGCATGTCGGCGAACTTCAGGACTTCATAAACGGCTGTGCCAAAGGCGCATATGTTATATATGTTGACCCCAGATACAGCAAAACCGCAGCTAAATCAAATAAATACATGATGATCAAACCAGGCACAGACACAGCTCTGCTTCTGGGCATGATGAACCATATCATTAATAACAGACTTTATAACATCGAGTTCGTGGAAAACTACACCAGCGGACTTGAAGACTTCACCCGTCATATTCAGGAATATACTGTAAGCTGGGCATCTCAGGTTACAGAAATTTCAGAAGAAGACATCATTGAAGCAGCAGAAAAGCTCTGCGAAGCTGCACCGCACTGCTACATTCACCCCGGTCGTCGTGTCACCAGATATGGCACTGATACACAGTTTGTCAGAGCAATCGCTATGATCAACGCTCTGATGGGAAACTGGCAGCAGCCCGGCGGTATGTTTCAGCCTGTGGGATTCAAATTTGAAAAGCCTCATATGGTAGAAGTTGACCATGTCCACAGTGAAAGAGCTGACGGTGCCGGTACGGACTACCCTATCGCACCACGAAATCTCGGACTGGCAAACAAAATGATCGATGCCATTGCAGAGCAGACACACGAGCTCAAAGGGATGTTTGTTTATGGATGCAACCCATTCCATCACCACGGACATTCTGAAATGGTAAAAAAAGCGATTGAGCAGAGTGAGCTTGTGGTTACATGTGAAATATACATGACAGACACAGCCTACTACTCTGATGTCATCCTGCCCGAATCTACTTACCTTGAAAGGTACGATCCTGTTATATCCACGGCGAGGAAAAGCGGATATTTACAGCTTCGTGAGCCTGCGGTTCCCCCTGTCCATGACACAATGGGCGCATGGGAAATAGCCGCAAAACTGTCGAAAGCAATGGGGTATGAAAATGAATTTATGGATATACGTGAGTATAACCAAAAAGTATACGAAACTATCGGCATAACAGAAGAATACATGAAAGAACATGGATGCTACATCGGAAACACAGGGGATCCTTTCCCTGCTGCAAATGGTGTTGAGCCAACTTTCCGTACTCCTTCAGGGAAAGCCGAATTTTTCAGCAACATGATGTACGATCTGGATTACGATCCAATGCCTTCATATGAAGCTCCCCCTACACCGGAAGATGGTGAGTTCCGACTGCTTTTCGGACGTCTCAGCTTTCACACACATGCAAGAACACAGAATAACGCCTGGCTTCTCGCCCTGCACCACTCTGTTGTTGAGCTGTGGATCAATACTGAAAAAGCAAAAGCACTCGGCATCAAAAGCGGTGACACTGTCAGAATCACAAAAGACGGCAAGAAAAGCGGTCCGTGCACCGCAAAAGTTGTGGACTACATCCACCCCGAGTCTATCTTTATCCCTCACGGTTTCGGTTCTGTAAGTAAAATGCTTACACGTATCGCCGGTGTTGGTGCAAGAGATTCAGACTTCACATCAGACGATACAGACCCTATCAGCGGCGGTGCAGGCTTCCACAACGGGTTCGTTAAAGTCGAAAAAGTGTGAAAGGGGGATATCTTAAATGAATAAAAAATATGCTATGGCATACATAGTTGACCGCTGTGTGGACTGCAAAGCCTGCATGGTAGCATGTAAGGCAGAATGGGAAGTGCCCGCTGATCATTTCCGTACACACATAGACACCGGGATAAGCCCCGATCGTTCTGTGAATATGCGGATGCACTTTCTCCCTAACCAGTGCAACCACTGTGACGATGCCCCATGTGTAACTGTATGTCCCACAAAAGCCAGTCACAAAAGAGAGGACGGGGTTGTGTACGTGACAAGATCCAGATGTGTGGGCTGTAAGTACTGCATTGTTTCCTGTCCGTATGATGCAAGATTTTTCAATCACGATCTTGGTGTTGCAGAAAAATGTACTTTCTGCCTGCCGAGGATAACTGAAGGTCTTGAGCCGGCATGCGTAACAACATGCCCGGGAAATGTCAGAGTTTTCGGCGATTTAAACGATCAGGATAGTGAAATCTCACTTCTTCTGAAGGACGCTGCGGAAAAACATTATAAAGTTTGGAAGCTGCGTGAGGACATCGGCACTCGCCCAAACATATATTACATACAGAAATAGGAGGCTATTATGGTTTTTCAAGAAGCCTTTGAGTGGTATATTGCCGTATATCTGTTTCTGGCAGGTGTGGGCGCCGGGGCTATCGTTGCCGCTGTAATGGCGGATATGTACGACAGGAAAAAATACATATCCTTTATAAAAGCTGCAAGTGTTATAGGAATGCCGCTGGTTAGTATCGGTATATTTTTTCTATACATAGATCTCGGACAGGGGTTATGGAAGCCTTGGCTTCTGATTCTCCTTTTTTTGAACCCGACATCAGCTATTACATGGGGTACAGGGATACTGACGGTATTCACGCTACTTGCATTGATATATGGCGCATTTAATCTCGGATTCATAAAGTTTTCCGGCGGAAGAACCGTGCAGTGGCTGCTGATAATAACAGGTATCCTCACCGCAGGATACACTGCTGTACTGCTTGGTGTCCTAAAGGCAATACCTTTCTGGCATCAGACATCTCTTCCGATATTGTTCATAATATCCGCGACATCCACAGGTATATCCGGTGCGATGATTGTGAGAGAAATGTTTTTCAAAACAGAAGACAGCATGCATAAGATTGAAACCAGCCATTTTTATCTCATAATGCTTGAGATTCTCCTCCTTGTGGGCATGTTTCTTATCGCAATGCAGGGTGTGCCGGAGATGAAATTCTCTGCGCTCAGTCTTCTGACAGGTAAATTCGCTCTGGAGTTCTGGGTCTTCCTTGTGCTCCTCGGGCTTATTATTCCTGCTATTGTCTTCGCGCTGGGCGAAGCTGGCAAAATGCATATATCAGGTTCTAAACTGGTGTTTTTTGAAGCTCTGGTTTTATTAGGGGGATACTTCCTCCGCTTCCTGATAATACATGCCGGAGTTTATACTCAAAAATTCATTGAGTATATTCCACAATAACACTATGAGGGGGGCGCCAGTGCCCCCTTTTTTCTTTATCCACCTTAACTTATATAGTATTATCTGCTTGTATCAAAGGAGTGGTGATGCAGATTATTAAGAAATTCAGCAGAAGATCTTTCCTAAAAACAACGGGAGCCTTTCTGGTGGGGTTAACAGGCATAACTCTGCTATGTAAATATATGTCCCCGCCAATAGAAGAAAACAGTATACTTGCCGAAGCGAACATATCGGACATCCCGGAAGGCGGAGCCCTGATCTTTCAGGACAAACAGCTTGCACTTTTAAGAACGAAAGAGACTATAACAGCGATTTCTCTCTCCTGTACTCACCTTGGCTGTACTGTCTCTCTCAGTGATGACAAATTTGCATGTCCCTGCCACGGAAGCATATTCTCCCTTACCGGAGAAGTGCTGAAAGGACCGGCACAGAAACGGCTTAAGAAATTTGCTTTTTCACAAGAAAACGGGAAAATTACCGTGTACCGGAGGGAAACAGCTTGATATCACCATTTTTCACACACCTTTTCCCGCCGAAATTTTACAGGGATACACTTAAATTTTCCAAAACATTGTATGCCGGAGCGATACTGGTTGCCCTTTTCACGACCCTGTCGGTAACAGGTCTGCTTCTCATGTTTTATTATTCACCTGATGCCGCATCCTCTTATAGCTCTGTAATATTTCTGGAAGAATCAGTTTTTGGCGGTAAATTTTTACGTGCACTGCACCGGATGTGTTCGCATATATTCCTTATCGTTATTGCCGTGCATCTGCTGCGAACCGTCTTAACCGGAGTGTATGCAGGAAGAAAAAGAAACTGGAAGCTCGGATACATCATATTTTTCGTAATCGTTTTTGAGGCATACACAGGTTACCTGATGCCTATGAACCAGCTGTCATACTGGGCTACTAAAACAGGCATGGAGCTTATGAACACCCTCCCCTTCGGAGATTTCATCAAAAACCTTCTGATGCCGGATGATGTTGGCGGCAAGCTGACTGTACTTAGATTTTACACTCTGCATGTCATTGTTCTGCCTGTATTCAGCCTGACACTGATTTCTGCTCACTTATATAATATACGGAAAAATGGCGGTCTTGTTAAATATGCAGATAGCTCCGATAAAGAAGACAGGCGAAAACTTATAGGATTCAGCCTGCTCATAGGCTTTGCTTCAATACTATTTGCAATCATCCTTACGTTTATATTTCCCAGCCCTCTGGACACCGCAGCAGACCCTTCGTCACCGCCTAACCCGGCAAAAAGTGCTTGGTTTCTGCTTTGGATACAAGAGGTCGTGAGCTGGAGAGCCGTTTACTTCAATGTGATAATGCTGCTGATCATACTGTTTTATTTCCTGCCTGATTTCAGGAAAAAATACACGCCCGATAAAGCAGTATGGTTCAGTAAAAATGATAGAGCTGTGTGGAGCACAACGATAGCACTGACATTTACCGTTATAGTCCTGACTATTATAGCTACGTTTTTCAGGGGGGAAAATTGGGAACTCGTTTCATTCTATTTCTAATATTCTTCTCAGCAATTTCCGGCTATGCCTGCATGAATTGCCACGAACCTCATTATGCCAACAAAGGTGACTGTAGTTTATGCCATAGAGGAAATATGGAGAGCTCCAGAAAAAACATTGCCCATTTCGGTATAATCACTGCAAAATACAGCGGATTATATACCGATGAAAATGATGTAAAGACCGGCAAAGAAATCGTGGAGGACTCAGCCTGCAGAAGATGCCATATTATAGGCGCTAAAGGTGAAAACTCTGCAGTATCACTAGATTATCGAGCAAAAATACACACCGGGGAATACCTCGCAGACAAACTAATCAACACTAATGAATATATGCCGGATTTTCATTTTTCTGATCGGGATGTTACAAAAATAATCAAATATCTTCTTTTCGCCTCGTCAGGCACAGTGCAAAAAGAAGCAGAACCTTATGTTGCATATATAAAAACCTCAGATGATGATGTCTTTGGGAAACACTGCGGTAACTGCCATAAAGTAATCACAAGGCAATCTGGAGGGAAAGGAACCGGGGAGATCGCCAGAAATCTCTCGGGGCTTTTCAGCCAATACTTTGATTCCGATGTTTTGCAGGAAGGTGACGACCGGTGGACGCCGGAACTGCTTCTTAAATGGGTTAGAAATCCCAGAAGTATCAATAAAACAACTATTATGCCACCTGTTAACCTGAGCAAAAACGAAGAATCCGACCTGAGCAAACTCTTTGAAAACAAATAATCTCTTTATAATTTCAGGCATTTTGGGTCTTGGCTCTTGTTTATATTTCATATTAAGCAGAGGGCAGATCGTTGAGAACGCTCCCAAGTGCGACTTGAGGTTGATTTGACTGAACAAGGCAAAGTTTTAATGTGACAAGCTTTATGTATCTATAATACATCAAACACGATAAAATGCCACATACTAAATCATTTATAATTAGTGGGTTTCCATTAAAGGAAAGCCGGCGTCCTGCCGGCACCCCATTGAGCTCCGTCTCGGTAGGCGTGGTTTTTCCACTACCTGACTATCTAATATCAATTCAGATGCCAAAAAACATAATAAATCTCTATGCGAGTTTAAAATACTTATAGATATACATATTACTACTCGACCATCGAGCATGCCAGTTGCAGAATAGGGAAAGAATAACCACCCCTTCTGTCAAAACAACAGGTATTTTTTTCTCTTCCACTCCTTAACCGCAAGAAACGGGTGGGAATAAAGACACACTACTGTTATTTTATTTTTATCAAACAAAAAGAGGATACGATGGAAAAATTATTTTCCCCGGGCTGTGCACTAATGCTATATAAGCCAGAGCTGGCTGACCAAATTTGTAACGTGCTAATCAAAATGCAGACATGCTCAAACATGTATACAAACTGCTGCCACCACAAGCCTATAACTGATAAGCCTCTATTCATAATAAATACCTGTCCTGGATGCGACAGACGTCACAGCTCCCTCTACAAAAATGTAAAAACTATATCGCTATGGGAAATATTAGCCAAAAGTGATACATTTACATTCCCAGACTATAAAGGTGCCGTAATGTCGATACATGATGCATGTCCCACTAAAAACAAACCTGAAGTCCACAACGCTATCAGAAAAATAATAAGCCGGATGAACATATCCCTGAAGGAACCGGAAAAGACAAAAACGTCTTCTGTGTGCTGCGGAGATACATACTATAAGCTGAAATCTGATGAAGAGGTCACAACAGCTATGATCAAACGCGCAGAAGAGATGCCGGCAGAAGATGTAATTGTATATTGTGTCTCATGTGTGAAATCTATGCATATCGGAGGAAAAAAGCCACGATATCTCCCTGATCTGCTTTTCGGACAAAAAACACTGATAGGCAACGAAACCACAAAAAAATGGCATGATAGAATAGAAAATCATATCAGAACCGTAGGTGCATTATGAGAATGAGCGATTATGACCGAATAGCAGAGGCGATACGTTATATTCAGACAAACAGTAAGGTTCAGCCATCTCTTGAAGAGATAGCGGCACACATGGGGCTGAGCCCATATCATTTCCAGAGGCTATTCACACAATGGGCAGGGATAAGCCCCAAAAGGTTCCTCCAGTTCATTACACTGGAAAGCGCAAAGCTGCTGCTGAAAAAAACATCTATTATGGAGACATCCTATGAACTCGGAATGAGCGGACCTTCAAGACTGCATGATCTTTTTATTACAACAGACGGAGTCACCCCCGGGGAATACAAAAGCAGCGGCGAAGGTCTTACTATCAACTACGGCTGCCATGAAACTCCGTTCGGTGAATGCCTTCTTGCCCAGACAGAAAGAGGAGTATGCCATTTAGCTTTTATAGATGACAACCTCGCAGAAGAATTAGACAATCTAAAGAATAGATGGAATAAGTCAGATGTTGTACGCAATGACGACATAACCGCTGAAACATCTGAAATGATATTTAAGAATAAATCTGTCCCCCTTCACCTGAAAGGAACGAATTTTCAGATTAGAGTCTGGAGGGCTCTTCTGGAGATACCGGAAGGACACCTCACAACATATAGAAGAATAGCAGAAAAGATAGGCTCCTCTTCGTCCAGCAGAGCTGTAGGCAGTGCTGCAGGCAAAAACAGCATAGGATACCTTATCCCCTGTCACAGAGTGCTCCGAACTACAGGTGAGCTTGGTGGTTATCGGTGGGGGCTGGAAAGAAAAAGAATCATTATCGCATATGAAGCAGCACAGCAAGATCAAGATTGAACTACATCCCAACCCTGATCAATACCACTCCTGCCATAATGATTAACGTTCCCAGTGCCTTATTAATAGTCATCTTCTCCGCAAAAAGCA
This window of the Denitrovibrio acetiphilus DSM 12809 genome carries:
- a CDS encoding molybdopterin-dependent oxidoreductase; the encoded protein is MMKSRISRRHFLQGTVAAGAAFATLSSVSLVAGEKPESKPLGESFAQNWCEMCFWKCGLTAKVVNGKVRKLDGQPGCPSNFGKLCAKGNSGVFQLYDPDRIKTPLIRTGERGSGQFRKATWEEAIAYVAEKSNQLKEQYGPETFSLFAHGSGEHAFVELMQIMGTPNVCIPSYAQCLGSRELGWALTYGKPVGGKEPVDSENAKCILLLGRNIAEALHVGELQDFINGCAKGAYVIYVDPRYSKTAAKSNKYMMIKPGTDTALLLGMMNHIINNRLYNIEFVENYTSGLEDFTRHIQEYTVSWASQVTEISEEDIIEAAEKLCEAAPHCYIHPGRRVTRYGTDTQFVRAIAMINALMGNWQQPGGMFQPVGFKFEKPHMVEVDHVHSERADGAGTDYPIAPRNLGLANKMIDAIAEQTHELKGMFVYGCNPFHHHGHSEMVKKAIEQSELVVTCEIYMTDTAYYSDVILPESTYLERYDPVISTARKSGYLQLREPAVPPVHDTMGAWEIAAKLSKAMGYENEFMDIREYNQKVYETIGITEEYMKEHGCYIGNTGDPFPAANGVEPTFRTPSGKAEFFSNMMYDLDYDPMPSYEAPPTPEDGEFRLLFGRLSFHTHARTQNNAWLLALHHSVVELWINTEKAKALGIKSGDTVRITKDGKKSGPCTAKVVDYIHPESIFIPHGFGSVSKMLTRIAGVGARDSDFTSDDTDPISGGAGFHNGFVKVEKV
- a CDS encoding 4Fe-4S dicluster domain-containing protein, coding for MNKKYAMAYIVDRCVDCKACMVACKAEWEVPADHFRTHIDTGISPDRSVNMRMHFLPNQCNHCDDAPCVTVCPTKASHKREDGVVYVTRSRCVGCKYCIVSCPYDARFFNHDLGVAEKCTFCLPRITEGLEPACVTTCPGNVRVFGDLNDQDSEISLLLKDAAEKHYKVWKLREDIGTRPNIYYIQK
- the nrfD gene encoding NrfD/PsrC family molybdoenzyme membrane anchor subunit: MVFQEAFEWYIAVYLFLAGVGAGAIVAAVMADMYDRKKYISFIKAASVIGMPLVSIGIFFLYIDLGQGLWKPWLLILLFLNPTSAITWGTGILTVFTLLALIYGAFNLGFIKFSGGRTVQWLLIITGILTAGYTAVLLGVLKAIPFWHQTSLPILFIISATSTGISGAMIVREMFFKTEDSMHKIETSHFYLIMLEILLLVGMFLIAMQGVPEMKFSALSLLTGKFALEFWVFLVLLGLIIPAIVFALGEAGKMHISGSKLVFFEALVLLGGYFLRFLIIHAGVYTQKFIEYIPQ
- a CDS encoding ubiquinol-cytochrome c reductase iron-sulfur subunit; translated protein: MQIIKKFSRRSFLKTTGAFLVGLTGITLLCKYMSPPIEENSILAEANISDIPEGGALIFQDKQLALLRTKETITAISLSCTHLGCTVSLSDDKFACPCHGSIFSLTGEVLKGPAQKRLKKFAFSQENGKITVYRRETA
- a CDS encoding cytochrome b, encoding MISPFFTHLFPPKFYRDTLKFSKTLYAGAILVALFTTLSVTGLLLMFYYSPDAASSYSSVIFLEESVFGGKFLRALHRMCSHIFLIVIAVHLLRTVLTGVYAGRKRNWKLGYIIFFVIVFEAYTGYLMPMNQLSYWATKTGMELMNTLPFGDFIKNLLMPDDVGGKLTVLRFYTLHVIVLPVFSLTLISAHLYNIRKNGGLVKYADSSDKEDRRKLIGFSLLIGFASILFAIILTFIFPSPLDTAADPSSPPNPAKSAWFLLWIQEVVSWRAVYFNVIMLLIILFYFLPDFRKKYTPDKAVWFSKNDRAVWSTTIALTFTVIVLTIIATFFRGENWELVSFYF
- the extS gene encoding selenite/tellurite reduction operon c-type cytochrome lipoprotein ExtS: MEHNDSTDIYRYSPDYYSYVFQGGKLGTRFILFLIFFSAISGYACMNCHEPHYANKGDCSLCHRGNMESSRKNIAHFGIITAKYSGLYTDENDVKTGKEIVEDSACRRCHIIGAKGENSAVSLDYRAKIHTGEYLADKLINTNEYMPDFHFSDRDVTKIIKYLLFASSGTVQKEAEPYVAYIKTSDDDVFGKHCGNCHKVITRQSGGKGTGEIARNLSGLFSQYFDSDVLQEGDDRWTPELLLKWVRNPRSINKTTIMPPVNLSKNEESDLSKLFENK
- a CDS encoding heterodisulfide reductase-related iron-sulfur binding cluster; the protein is MEKLFSPGCALMLYKPELADQICNVLIKMQTCSNMYTNCCHHKPITDKPLFIINTCPGCDRRHSSLYKNVKTISLWEILAKSDTFTFPDYKGAVMSIHDACPTKNKPEVHNAIRKIISRMNISLKEPEKTKTSSVCCGDTYYKLKSDEEVTTAMIKRAEEMPAEDVIVYCVSCVKSMHIGGKKPRYLPDLLFGQKTLIGNETTKKWHDRIENHIRTVGAL
- a CDS encoding methylated-DNA--[protein]-cysteine S-methyltransferase, with the protein product MSDYDRIAEAIRYIQTNSKVQPSLEEIAAHMGLSPYHFQRLFTQWAGISPKRFLQFITLESAKLLLKKTSIMETSYELGMSGPSRLHDLFITTDGVTPGEYKSSGEGLTINYGCHETPFGECLLAQTERGVCHLAFIDDNLAEELDNLKNRWNKSDVVRNDDITAETSEMIFKNKSVPLHLKGTNFQIRVWRALLEIPEGHLTTYRRIAEKIGSSSSSRAVGSAAGKNSIGYLIPCHRVLRTTGELGGYRWGLERKRIIIAYEAAQQDQD